The Aquila chrysaetos chrysaetos chromosome 16, bAquChr1.4, whole genome shotgun sequence genome has a segment encoding these proteins:
- the LTO1 gene encoding protein LTO1 homolog isoform X3, giving the protein MPSGWVWPERSRRRAVAGAMAAASASSDMFDEIVMAEERFHGEGYQEGYAEGSHLGVVEGRRYGSLHGAKMGSEIGCYLGFALTWQCLLQKCTDEKNSKKRRALDSLIGMIQKFPYEDPTYDKLQEDLEKIRGKFKQECV; this is encoded by the exons ATGCCGAGCGGGTGGGTGTGGCCGGAGCGGAGCCGCCGTCGGGCTGTGGCGGGCGCGATGGCGGCCGCGTCTGCTAGCTCGGATATGTTTGATGAGATCGTGATGGCCGAGGAGAG GTTTCATGGTGAGGGGTATCAGGAGGGGTATGCTGAAGGCAGTCACCTTGGAGTTGTTGAGGGAAGGAGGTATGGATCGCTCCATGGTGCCAAGATGGGGTCTGAG ATTGGCTGCTACCTTGGGTTTGCGCTGACCTGGCAGTGTCTGCTCCAGAAATGCACAGATGAAAAGAACAg CAAAAAGAGAAGGGCTCTGGATTCATTAATAGGGATGATTCAGAAATTCCCATATGAAGACCCTACTTACGATAAGCTGCAAGAAGATCTggaaaaaatcagaggaaaatttAAACAG GAATGCGTTTGA
- the LTO1 gene encoding protein LTO1 homolog isoform X4, giving the protein MPSGWVWPERSRRRAVAGAMAAASASSDMFDEIVMAEERFHGEGYQEGYAEGSHLGVVEGRRYGSLHGAKMGSEIGCYLGFALTWQCLLQKCTDEKNSKKRRALDSLIGMIQKFPYEDPTYDKLQEDLEKIRGKFKQQTH; this is encoded by the exons ATGCCGAGCGGGTGGGTGTGGCCGGAGCGGAGCCGCCGTCGGGCTGTGGCGGGCGCGATGGCGGCCGCGTCTGCTAGCTCGGATATGTTTGATGAGATCGTGATGGCCGAGGAGAG GTTTCATGGTGAGGGGTATCAGGAGGGGTATGCTGAAGGCAGTCACCTTGGAGTTGTTGAGGGAAGGAGGTATGGATCGCTCCATGGTGCCAAGATGGGGTCTGAG ATTGGCTGCTACCTTGGGTTTGCGCTGACCTGGCAGTGTCTGCTCCAGAAATGCACAGATGAAAAGAACAg CAAAAAGAGAAGGGCTCTGGATTCATTAATAGGGATGATTCAGAAATTCCCATATGAAGACCCTACTTACGATAAGCTGCAAGAAGATCTggaaaaaatcagaggaaaatttAAACAG CAAACCCATTAG
- the LTO1 gene encoding protein LTO1 homolog isoform X1 produces the protein MPSGWVWPERSRRRAVAGAMAAASASSDMFDEIVMAEERFHGEGYQEGYAEGSHLGVVEGRRYGSLHGAKMGSEIGCYLGFALTWQCLLQKCTDEKNSKKRRALDSLIGMIQKFPYEDPTYDKLQEDLEKIRGKFKQDSGGSKCYAVVKDPVRRSVHREAE, from the exons ATGCCGAGCGGGTGGGTGTGGCCGGAGCGGAGCCGCCGTCGGGCTGTGGCGGGCGCGATGGCGGCCGCGTCTGCTAGCTCGGATATGTTTGATGAGATCGTGATGGCCGAGGAGAG GTTTCATGGTGAGGGGTATCAGGAGGGGTATGCTGAAGGCAGTCACCTTGGAGTTGTTGAGGGAAGGAGGTATGGATCGCTCCATGGTGCCAAGATGGGGTCTGAG ATTGGCTGCTACCTTGGGTTTGCGCTGACCTGGCAGTGTCTGCTCCAGAAATGCACAGATGAAAAGAACAg CAAAAAGAGAAGGGCTCTGGATTCATTAATAGGGATGATTCAGAAATTCCCATATGAAGACCCTACTTACGATAAGCTGCAAGAAGATCTggaaaaaatcagaggaaaatttAAACAG GACTCTGGTGGAAGCAAGTGTTACGCTGTAGTTAAAGACCCTGTCAGAAGATCTGTGCACAGAGAGGCTGAATAA
- the LTO1 gene encoding protein LTO1 homolog isoform X2 yields MPSGWVWPERSRRRAVAGAMAAASASSDMFDEIVMAEERFHGEGYQEGYAEGSHLGVVEGRRYGSLHGAKMGSEIGCYLGFALTWQCLLQKCTDEKNSKKRRALDSLIGMIQKFPYEDPTYDKLQEDLEKIRGKFKQVCSMLNIQSDFRIGTERSSLTF; encoded by the exons ATGCCGAGCGGGTGGGTGTGGCCGGAGCGGAGCCGCCGTCGGGCTGTGGCGGGCGCGATGGCGGCCGCGTCTGCTAGCTCGGATATGTTTGATGAGATCGTGATGGCCGAGGAGAG GTTTCATGGTGAGGGGTATCAGGAGGGGTATGCTGAAGGCAGTCACCTTGGAGTTGTTGAGGGAAGGAGGTATGGATCGCTCCATGGTGCCAAGATGGGGTCTGAG ATTGGCTGCTACCTTGGGTTTGCGCTGACCTGGCAGTGTCTGCTCCAGAAATGCACAGATGAAAAGAACAg CAAAAAGAGAAGGGCTCTGGATTCATTAATAGGGATGATTCAGAAATTCCCATATGAAGACCCTACTTACGATAAGCTGCAAGAAGATCTggaaaaaatcagaggaaaatttAAACAG GTTTGTTCAATGCTAAATATTCAGTCTGATTTTAGAATCGGTACTGAAAGATCTTCACTAACATTTTGA
- the FGF19 gene encoding fibroblast growth factor 19 — protein MGPRPAAPLALLGLATAALSLPLPDAGPHVNYGWGEPIRLRHLYTGSKHGLFSCFLRIGGDGRVDAAGSQSPQSLLEIRAVAVRTVAIKGVRSSRYLCMDEAGRLRGQLRYSTEDCSFEEEIRPDGYNVYKSKKYGISVSLSSAKQRQQFKGKDFLPLSHFLPMINTVPVESTDFGEYGDYSQGFEPEVYSSPLETDSMDPFGIASKLSPVKSPSFQK, from the exons ATGGGGCCGCGTCCCGCCGCCCCCCTGGCCCTCCTGGGTCTCGCCACCGCCGCCTTATCGTTACCGCTGCCCGACGCCGGTCCTCACGTTAACTACGGGTGGGGGGAACCCATTCGGCTGCGGCACCTTTATACCGGCAGCAAGCACGGGCTCTTCAGTTGTTTTCTGCGCATCGGCGGAGACGGGCGGGTGGATGCCGCCGGTAGCCAGAGCCCGCAGA GTCTGCTGGAGATCCGCGCCGTGGCGGTGCGCACCGTGGCCATCAAGGGCGTGCGGAGTTCCCGTTATCTCTGCATGGACGAGGCGGGGAGGCTGCGTGGGCAG CTCAGGTATTCCACTGAGGATTGTTCCTTTGAAGAGGAGATTCGTCCAGACGGCTACAATGTATATAAATCAAAAAAATACGGAATATCGGTGTCTTTGAGTAGTGCCAAGCAAAGACAACAGttcaaaggaaaagattttcttccaCTATCTCACTTTTTACCTATGATCAACACTGTGCCCGTGGAGTCAACAGACTTTGGTGAATACGGTGATTACAGCCAGGGCTTCGAACCAGAGGTGTACTCCTCGCCCCTCGAAACGGACAGCATGGACCCCTTTGGCATCGCCTCCAAACTGTCGCCGGTGAAGAGCCCcagctttcagaaatga